The Lachnospiraceae bacterium oral taxon 500 genome window below encodes:
- the ppk2 gene encoding polyphosphate kinase 2, with translation MEKQWLNLDSPEAGAAEETEACADCAGTEPVEKEKKKSKNGRISSKLYEKELRRLQIELIKLQDWVRLKGLKVLVLFEGRDAAGKGGAIKRITEHMNPRFCRVVALPKPTEQERSQWYFQRYVQHLPAAGEIVLFDRSWYNRAGVEKVFGFCTEEEYQEFLRSCPQFEEMLIRSGIILIKYWFSVNDEEQEKRMQDRIDDPLKTWKFSDIDLESRKKWVEYSKAKDRMFERTDTYISPWNVVESDIKKHARLNCIAHLLSRIPYEETEKKKFELPKIEKDKEYVRPDIRMQKFVPDYAGKVMAENGEA, from the coding sequence ATGGAAAAACAATGGTTGAACCTCGACAGTCCGGAAGCGGGAGCGGCGGAAGAAACGGAAGCCTGTGCCGACTGTGCGGGAACGGAACCGGTAGAAAAAGAGAAAAAGAAGTCCAAAAACGGGCGGATCAGCAGTAAGCTGTATGAAAAGGAACTGCGCCGCCTGCAGATTGAATTGATTAAGCTTCAGGATTGGGTTCGGCTCAAGGGACTGAAAGTGCTGGTGCTGTTTGAGGGCAGAGATGCAGCCGGTAAGGGCGGCGCCATCAAGCGGATTACCGAACATATGAATCCGCGTTTTTGCAGAGTAGTGGCATTGCCCAAGCCAACCGAGCAGGAAAGAAGCCAGTGGTACTTTCAAAGATATGTGCAGCATTTACCGGCGGCTGGTGAAATTGTGTTGTTTGACCGTTCTTGGTATAATCGAGCGGGTGTAGAAAAAGTGTTCGGATTTTGTACAGAAGAAGAATATCAGGAATTTTTAAGAAGCTGCCCGCAGTTTGAAGAAATGCTGATTCGGTCGGGTATTATTTTGATCAAATATTGGTTCTCGGTTAATGATGAGGAACAGGAAAAGAGAATGCAGGATCGGATTGACGACCCGCTTAAGACATGGAAGTTCAGTGATATTGACTTGGAATCCCGCAAAAAGTGGGTAGAATACTCCAAGGCCAAGGATCGGATGTTTGAGCGGACAGATACCTATATTTCACCGTGGAATGTAGTGGAAAGCGATATCAAAAAGCATGCCCGCTTAAACTGTATTGCCCATTTGCTGTCACGGATTCCTTATGAGGAGACGGAAAAGAAAAAGTTTGAGCTGCCGAAGATTGAGAAAGACAAGGAATATGTCCGGCCGGATATTAGGATGCAGAAGTTTGTGCCGGATTATGCCGGCAAGGTCATGGCTGAGAACGGCGAAGCGTAG
- a CDS encoding adenylosuccinate synthase: MAVRVIIGAQWGDEGKAKYIDILAAKADMVVRYQGGNNAGHTVVVDNKVYKFHLVPSGILYPNTLCVIGNGVVIDIKGLLEEMAELAEQGVHFENLRISLRAHLVMPYHKVLDQLHEAYLGEANIGTTGKGIGPCYTDKADRSGIRVCDLLEPEVFAAKVKQNVKFKNEMIEKIYLSDRTLDADKIIEEYLGYAEQLKQYFTDTTALISEAAEAGQEILFEGAQGTLLDLDLGTYPFVTSSHPTTGGISSGSGLGMNKLTQSIGVMKGYVTRVGSGPFPTELDDEIGEQIRQVGHEFGTTTGRPRRTGWFDAVIGRFAVRTNGLTDIALNKIDVLSGLPVVRVCVAYEKDGRQIKDFPASLNELARCRPVYQELKGWGDISHIRRYEDLPAEVKDYIAFIEEKCGAKVSYVGVGPNRDQNIEVK, from the coding sequence ATGGCGGTAAGAGTAATTATCGGAGCGCAATGGGGCGATGAGGGCAAGGCAAAATACATTGATATTTTAGCGGCGAAAGCTGACATGGTGGTGCGTTATCAGGGCGGCAACAATGCCGGGCATACCGTGGTGGTGGATAATAAAGTATATAAGTTTCATTTGGTTCCGTCCGGAATTTTGTACCCCAATACCCTGTGCGTGATCGGGAACGGCGTGGTGATCGACATAAAGGGATTGCTGGAGGAAATGGCGGAACTGGCGGAGCAGGGGGTTCATTTTGAAAATCTGCGCATCAGTTTGCGGGCGCATTTGGTTATGCCCTATCATAAAGTGTTGGATCAACTGCACGAGGCCTATTTGGGTGAAGCCAATATCGGCACGACCGGAAAGGGGATCGGGCCGTGTTATACGGATAAGGCCGACCGAAGCGGTATTCGGGTCTGCGACTTGCTGGAGCCGGAAGTCTTTGCCGCTAAGGTCAAACAAAATGTGAAATTTAAAAATGAAATGATTGAGAAAATATACTTATCGGATCGAACCTTAGATGCCGATAAGATCATAGAGGAATATTTAGGCTATGCCGAGCAGTTGAAGCAGTATTTTACCGACACAACGGCACTGATCAGCGAAGCGGCTGAAGCCGGTCAGGAGATTTTGTTTGAAGGAGCACAGGGCACGCTTCTGGATTTGGATTTGGGAACTTATCCGTTTGTTACGTCCTCGCACCCGACCACCGGCGGTATTTCCTCCGGCAGCGGACTGGGTATGAACAAATTGACGCAGAGCATCGGTGTAATGAAGGGCTATGTGACCAGAGTCGGTTCCGGGCCTTTCCCAACGGAGTTAGATGATGAAATCGGTGAACAGATTCGGCAGGTCGGCCATGAGTTTGGAACAACGACCGGTCGTCCGCGGCGGACCGGTTGGTTTGATGCCGTCATCGGTCGTTTTGCGGTCAGGACAAATGGTCTGACTGATATTGCGTTAAATAAGATTGACGTACTGTCGGGTTTACCGGTGGTCAGGGTCTGTGTCGCTTATGAAAAAGACGGCCGACAGATTAAGGATTTTCCGGCCAGTTTAAACGAGCTCGCCAGGTGCCGGCCGGTTTATCAGGAACTAAAGGGCTGGGGTGATATTTCGCACATTCGCCGATATGAAGATTTGCCGGCGGAGGTGAAGGATTATATTGCCTTTATTGAAGAAAAGTGCGGTGCGAAAGTCAGCTATGTCGGCGTCGGACCAAATCGGGATCAAAATATTGAGGTGAAGTAA
- a CDS encoding short-chain dehydrogenase, giving the protein MVKYTLITGATSGLGLELARIYAAKAENLILVARREEIMKKLAEELAERYQIRVQTFAGDLSRPETARKLVQWTREKGYEVDTLINNAGFGSYGEFHKSDLKKEWEMLQLNVMTLMYLTRAFLPGMVFRGRGGILNVASVAAFAPGPRMADYYASKAYVLSFTQALAAELKNTKLKISALCPGPIQTGFQDRAGLSESKRFSQMAQSGWSAKQVARYAYERFQQGEVVIVPGLSNQILAVLGRKVPLKLVRRVMACAQR; this is encoded by the coding sequence ATGGTGAAATATACTTTGATTACCGGAGCGACCAGCGGTCTCGGGCTGGAACTGGCCAGGATTTATGCGGCCAAGGCCGAAAACTTGATTTTGGTGGCGCGCCGGGAAGAAATAATGAAAAAGTTGGCGGAGGAACTGGCAGAACGCTATCAGATTCGGGTTCAGACCTTTGCCGGCGATTTATCAAGGCCGGAAACGGCGCGAAAATTAGTTCAGTGGACGCGTGAAAAGGGCTATGAAGTGGACACTCTGATCAACAATGCCGGTTTTGGCAGCTATGGAGAATTTCATAAATCCGATTTAAAAAAAGAATGGGAAATGTTGCAGCTCAATGTAATGACACTGATGTATCTGACCAGGGCTTTTTTGCCGGGGATGGTTTTTCGGGGCAGGGGCGGCATCTTAAATGTGGCATCGGTAGCGGCTTTTGCGCCGGGGCCGAGAATGGCGGATTATTATGCGTCTAAGGCCTATGTTCTTTCCTTTACCCAGGCGCTGGCGGCAGAACTGAAGAATACCAAACTGAAAATTTCGGCTTTGTGTCCGGGACCGATCCAGACCGGATTTCAGGATCGGGCGGGGTTAAGTGAATCCAAGCGTTTCAGCCAAATGGCGCAGAGCGGCTGGTCGGCTAAGCAGGTTGCCCGCTATGCCTACGAGCGGTTTCAGCAGGGCGAGGTTGTCATTGTGCCGGGGCTGTCAAATCAGATTTTAGCTGTTTTGGGGCGAAAAGTGCCGCTGAAGTTAGTGCGCCGGGTCATGGCGTGCGCACAGAGATAA
- a CDS encoding flavin reductase family protein produces MERQNWKAGNMLYPVPAVMVACQRPGEKPNIITIAWAGTICSSPAMLSISVRPERYSYDILRETGEFTVNLVTPELTRAADYCGVRSGRQVDKFKEMKLTAYPSEQIKAPGIGESPVILECRIKNRLELGTHDMFLAEIVNVSVQQSEIDETGKFHLNSLGLVAYSHGEYFSLGEKLGKFGYSCQKVK; encoded by the coding sequence ATGGAAAGACAAAACTGGAAAGCCGGGAATATGCTGTATCCGGTGCCGGCGGTGATGGTCGCATGCCAGCGGCCGGGAGAGAAGCCAAATATTATCACGATTGCCTGGGCGGGAACGATTTGCAGCTCGCCGGCGATGCTCTCGATTTCGGTGCGGCCGGAGCGGTACTCTTATGATATCCTGCGTGAAACCGGCGAGTTTACAGTGAATCTGGTTACGCCGGAGCTGACCCGCGCTGCGGATTATTGCGGCGTGCGTTCCGGCCGGCAGGTTGATAAGTTTAAGGAAATGAAGCTGACCGCGTATCCGTCTGAACAAATCAAAGCGCCCGGGATCGGTGAAAGTCCGGTTATCTTGGAATGCCGGATTAAGAATCGGCTGGAGTTAGGGACGCACGATATGTTTCTGGCAGAAATTGTCAATGTATCGGTTCAGCAATCGGAGATTGACGAGACCGGCAAGTTTCATTTGAATTCGCTGGGTTTGGTAGCTTATTCGCATGGCGAATATTTTTCCTTGGGGGAAAAGCTGGGTAAGTTTGGCTATTCCTGCCAAAAAGTAAAATGA
- a CDS encoding aminoacyl-tRNA hydrolase, whose amino-acid sequence MKIIAGLGNPGMQYMATRHNIGFEVIERLAYETGIHLDKKKHRAILGQGQIGGEKVILLQPQTYMNLSGESIRAVMDFYSLTSQDVAVVYDEISLDLGQLRIREKGSAGGHNGMKNIIAHLGTQEFIRFRVGVGPQIPGMDSADFVLKRMSREEIKIAAEMALRAAEAITAYLEQGITYAMNHYNG is encoded by the coding sequence ATGAAAATAATTGCCGGACTTGGCAATCCGGGAATGCAGTATATGGCAACCCGGCATAATATCGGATTTGAAGTGATTGAACGTCTGGCTTATGAAACCGGAATTCATCTGGATAAGAAAAAACACCGGGCGATTTTGGGGCAGGGACAGATTGGTGGTGAAAAGGTGATTTTACTACAGCCGCAGACCTATATGAACCTCAGCGGGGAAAGCATTCGGGCGGTAATGGATTTTTATTCTTTGACGTCGCAGGATGTGGCGGTGGTTTATGATGAAATCAGCTTAGACTTAGGGCAGCTTCGGATTCGGGAAAAAGGCAGTGCCGGCGGCCACAACGGCATGAAAAATATTATTGCCCATCTGGGGACGCAGGAATTTATTCGTTTTCGGGTCGGGGTTGGACCGCAGATTCCGGGCATGGACTCGGCTGATTTTGTGCTGAAGCGGATGAGCCGGGAAGAAATAAAAATAGCGGCGGAAATGGCACTGCGGGCGGCGGAAGCCATTACGGCCTATCTGGAGCAGGGAATTACTTATGCCATGAACCATTACAATGGGTAG